The Danaus plexippus chromosome 17, MEX_DaPlex, whole genome shotgun sequence genome contains the following window.
AAAGTATTTGAGTACTCACATTGACAACGCTATCAGGGTTTGGTTCTCTGAGGTAGCTTGGGTTTTCGAAGGCAACTCCTCCTTGGGCCTTTAGTCTAagattctataaaaatatatattagttgtttagttttgttaacctttatataggaataataaaatacaattgcGTATTACTATTAGTTACCTTTCTATGTCTGTAATAAAGTCCAGCGGCTAATAATATGGCAACTACTAGAATACAAGCCACCGCTACTCCCACTGCGGAGGCTGTTCCAGAAGTCGACACTTTAGAAGCTGATGCCCCCGTCTCCTGACCAGCAGTCGTAAACATGATGGACTGGCTGAGAGATGATGtacctaataaaattaaaggaatataaaaaatgttaagcaACAGAAAATGAGAGTAATCGCTCGTAGCTTTCCAACGAATTTCCTGGTACTCCATGgtcttacatataaatataaataagcgtgccaaattcaaatatttctttaaaattatttagtaattgaagtggtaataatttttattttagaagcaCTCAGGTCTAGATGGTAAGAATTCATGTAAGGTATAGGTTCAACTGACCCGCATCATTGGCAGCTTTCACCACGCATTCGTAACGCACATCATCCTGTAGACCGGTCAGTACCACGCTGGTTTCACTTGTGTCCAACTTCTCAGGGACTTTGGCACCATACGCTCGCCAGAAAACACGATAAAGATACACGGTTTGCGGATTCTTTAGGGGCGGCTCCCagctggaaaaaaaaataatattatggaattagacaacaataaattttgatataatcaatattatactGGAATCAATTTGTagtatgacaaaaaatattttaaatagacaaAGTAAAAGAAACTTTAATGAAAGAGATACGAATTTCCTTTGAGCAACCTAAAagaatgaaactagtattattcggatttactacgcgaattttattatttaaaaactacataatcccgacgtttcggttactttgcagacacctcgtctgcccgtgatcacggttgctgcaaagtaaccgaaacgtcgggattatgtagtttttaaataataaaatccgcgtagtaaatccgaataacactagtttcatttaaatgaatactcgcgaaaatcttagatctcataaccTAAAAGAAACTAACCTTAGCAACACAGTATTTGGTGTAGGGGCAGCATGTGCTTTTAAGTTTCTTGGTGGACCTGGTAGTTTAGCACCAGAGTCTCTAAAGCAGGCCAATGCTCGTCTTGCATGTTGGAGAGCGCAAGTCTTGGAAACGGAACCGCCGCGACAAAGTTCCAGGCAGTTCCGAGGAACGCCCCAGGAAGCACAACAACTACGGTGATCTGCagacatattaaataagatttaattataattttctcagTATCAGTACATAAAGTGCCTGAAAAATGCGTGATACGTGTGTACTTCTAATAACTTGtctatttttttgtactacGTAGTAGGATATCGGCAATCGGAAATGTTGCATCATACCTGATCCATCAGCAGCACATTTCATGAGTTTATCAAAATCGTTCATGCACTCAGGACGGTCCATGATGTTGTCCATGTCCAAGTGAAAAGTGCACGCGTCGATACATGACGAAGACACGTTCATCTGGTGATGGGTTTGAATATTCCATTGATGTTCACAAAAACGTATATgagatgtattatttattgtcatttatGTTTCAGTGCgatgtattaaaaagttattttttttatcctacattaatatctttaagttgaatattataagttcATACCCATTTTTGACTCTCGTTATCTATAAATCCAACTCGTatctttagttttattaaatataactctcAATATGAAACGTTAAAGTATTAGATTcccaaaataatttactttattctctagaataaatatgttttatcgtTGTAGAGAACCTTGGTGTCAGGTCCAATCAAACCAAATTCAAGATCGGAGTCACAGGGATTTGTATTGAGTGagagttaattataataaataaattgagttgTAGCTCATTCAAAAAAAGAATCAAATTTGTTCgatagaaattttgtatattctgTTACTGGATCATgaaattggaaaaatatttttatgtagaaggaataatgaaatgttgcTTTATGTATTCGATCGAATAAGCTGTTATTTTTGTCCATAGTCTTTAATTCCATGCATATTCCGATATAATTCGTTAATGCTTTGAAAAAACATCTACCAGGTTTTTGTAATGAATGTAgttcattaatgtttttttatatatgtacatatgttatgTTTACCTGTGTGCAGCATTCCGTGACGTTGTGATGTGGGCCGGTTGCTCGCAGTCGCACCGACACAGGGCGTAATGTTTTGCCAAATGCATTTTCCGCGTGACAAAAGTAATCTCCTTCATTAGTTTCCGTTatcttctttattattaatcgcatcgtgtattttgttttctcctgcaatattttataactcggttattttcattgttttccatttaattgcaaaactttattgtttatttgtataaggTCAAGTGATATATTAGTTTTCAGATAAAATCAAGTGTTCATCTTCACTCCGCaagattaaaagataaaattattaaaagattcaTGAATAGAAATGAGCTAAAAGATAAATCAAATttccataatattaaaaggcgAGGAAAATGTTAAGAGATTtacatagttattaaaaagacTTTTTGTTGTCGTTTCCTAGCATATTCTTATTTCTTAAAGTACTTGgtccaattaaataaataaatttcataagttTTTAGAAATTGTTCCCATAGCTTTGTCTAATGCACTTAGTGTGcaaagttatatgtataattgacATTACTGTTTGAAttagaacttttattttaaaagtgacaaaatttattttgagatcatatttgtatgaaatactaacaaaatattcaagtttATGTTTTGAAAGAACCCGACCTCTAAGATATCAATAGACCGTTCTGTGACATGAGTGAGTCTGGCGTGCGAAGTAAAAGTAGCCTTAACAATAGAATGTCAATTGGTCTCAAGATTTTGCTTTGTAAGCTCTAGTATTGTATGTATTGTCCCTGAATTTGCGATGTCATTTTTGACGTAGTTTCTGTTGAAGTTCATCTCATCTAAAGGTCAGAGTATATCATCAATTCAAagcgaaataataaaaatattacgtctTTTATCCGCGTGGAAGACCGAGTGTGtgcaacatttttatgttatgtatttCGGTTTAGATTAAATTTGATGTTTCGGATTAAACCgtctttttctgttttttttctttgtcgtCCTCTATACACGATATTTGATGTATAGCTATTGGGCATCTAAGGATTTAGGTGCCAGAGTCACTTTGCAAAgatacttcatattttttctcacATATCTTCCATGTACAGAAAACGAtcctttacatttttattacatgtataGATATAGAAATTATGAAACTGTTGGTTttacgaaattataaaattaaacaataattaaactcGTGAGTCGTAAGTTTAGCATTGCTCCAATCATTATTGATTAGTCTACCTCTGGATCTGCAAGTAGTTGTATCGTGTAATTTGGTCCGTCAATGACTGGTGTTCTTCCATTAGGGTCCCTCCAGAAAGCGATGGTGGGTTTGGGGAGCGCTTCCACACGACATTCCAGTATAACAGAGTCACCCGCCGCAGCCATGGTAATGCCTGACGCTTGGATGGTAGGTATGTCTGGGGGAATActcatttgtattaattatagtacTTATGTTGTTTTAACTTCAATGATTTTGAACCAATTTGAAGAATTGACTCACgtgatatattgattttacgAGACGCCTGCATGGGGGTGCCGTATCCGTTATCCGCGTAACATGATATCAGTTCCATATCTCTCGTGACGTTGTGGACGACTGTTACCATGTGACGGGTTACTTCTTGACGGACGAGGTGACCTTGTGAAGGGTAAGGAATTGagtacaaaattatacatataataaaacatatattattattgtttaatattattgtaaaaatatgtagataCATCAAGATGTACTTCAAGAAGTAGcagaaagaatttaaattaaaaaataatttgcaggtagatttctaaaaataaaatatttcaatatgaataatataggATCTTATTAActgtgaaattattaaagtattaaaatgttatgaagTAATAAGccaatttttagtttaaaacaaaCCACTTACCAGAAATGTATAACGATATGGTGGGGGTTGGGGTTCCCATGGCAATACAAAGAATAGTCATGCTAGATCCTTCGACTACAAGGTTAACCGGGTTGATTGTCGGGGGCTGTAAGAAAAGACGATAATATGCACCGagatacttaattttaaagcaattaaaaataattgctagAAATTTtaccaattttattaaaatccttaATTCATTTGTAACTTGCTCCTCaactaaaattatgttattaataaattttaggatacatttatttatcacttGATTTGAATATATGGCCaatcagttttattaaatatgcataaaataacaaaagtattgCCATTCTAGCAGTCATCATTACCTCAACGAAAGCGGGGTAAGCTGGATCAGTCCATGCTAGTAAAGTTTCGGAGGGCGGTGAACTACCAGCTCCGGCAGTCGCAACTACCCAGGCTACATACTGGGTGTTTGGAGACAACTTTTCCAGCGTATGGCCAGTCACTGATGTAGTGATCTTAGTTGTGTTGGATTGGCTTGCCGGCGTTTTAACGTACAATCTAAGAATATAGTAATTATTGacgaataaacaaaaatttgccAACCTTTTTTTGAATGCTATTATAGGAATAATATAAGTGATTATagcatgatattttatttgtattttaaataaatactcacgtataagatattttttcatcgGGTAGGGAGAATTGTGGAGGTTGCCAGCTCAGGGCCAGCCATGTGGCTGAGTGAGACGCAACAGAGAGTGAGTGAGGAGGAGATGGAATACCGGATACCTCTTTGTTCTCTGCgtctgtttattattataaaatataagaatagttAATAAAGTCATTAAGTTGGTATGTTAGGAGCAGGAACAATCTCACCACCATTAGTTATGTTGATGAGCAGCATGCTGGATGGGAGAGAGGTTCCATGTTCGTTGACTGCCACCACAAACATGTGGTATGAGCTGTTTACCTCCAAATTTTCGATCCGTGCCATTGTCTCAGTCACATTAATTTTCTGTTGAATTTAGTCGGTTAAAATACTTGACAATTGGCTACAATTATGTCAAAATGGGTACAGCATATGAGCGTATATAACATACGTTGTCCAACTGTAAAGTGTTGTAATAGTAAGGCTGGGTGTTGTTCCCGACTTTCTGCCAATGCACGACATATGAAGTAGCGTTAGCGCCATCAGCTGGTGGTGACCAGTCCAAGAATAGTTTATCTCTTGATATCACTGCGTGTACTTCACGTGGTGGACCAGGTAATGTGCCCGTacctaaagataaaatatttgttattagtaATTGTAAGGACTAAGTAATAGTAATAACTGTTTGAAATTTccatatgaatttatttactttttctttGCTAATAAGAaagaagttatatattttacgcaAATAGAGAACAGCTTTCGACTACAGAAGTGTTACTCACCTTCCTCAAAGCACTGCACAACGTTTCCGATGTATGCGACACAGGAGTAAAATAACGATACTTGTGCTGCTCCTGTGCACACAGAGCTGCAGGCACGCGGCACCCCACGTCTAGCACAGCACTTCTCGTGATTTCGACCTGTTTTGAATgacgttttaaataatgtcgttgaaataaatattaaaaaaaaatattcgtattaaaaaaattacagggTTCTTGTATAGGGTTTATCAAATCATGACCCTAATTTGATAGACGATAGATATAACACACGtgactaattttatttttaattcctattgtaatatgatatttattgtaaaagaaataGCGCCTACCACCAGCCCCACATCTAACAATCTTGGGGAAGTCCCGATCACAGAGTGGCGCCAGAGAACGCAGATCGGACATGCGTGCGTCGTACGCACACAGCGGCATGCACACGGATGAGACGCCCACGTTAGAACAACATGCAGTCACGTTGTAAGCAAGAGCGTTCTCTTCCTCTTCCTCTATTACCtggttttgatatattttatgataatatgttTGATGgacgttataattatttttatgtgttaaataaaacaaatgataaaaaataagtattgcACTACAGTTAGATTATTAACACTTTTAATAGTTGATTTGTTTAGTACCATAATATGTGTGATGTACCTGACTCTGAGTCCTGAATATAAGTCGAGGCGATGATTCTCCAACACCGTGCTCATTCACTGCTTCTACATAGATCTCGTAATCAGTGTTTGATTCTAAATTTTCAAGAATGTACGGAGACTGTACCTATTATGAAAAGAACGTGTTAAATATGCGGAccattttaaaaggaaaaataatagcaatgattttaaatgtattttatagacACATGTGGCACAGCTacgcaataattttatattatttagttaagaCGATTGTTATAACTAACTTTATCCAATGTCCTATAATCTTCTTCAGACTGTAGAGATTTGAAATGCAAGTGGTAATACTGGACGGTGTCGGCTAGTACTGCAGGTGGTGCCCAATGCACTACAGCGTAGTCTGTGTCTATGTTAGTCAGGTGAAGGCGGGATGGCGGACCTGGTAGTACTCCGTAGCCTTGTAAAAGACAATTTGTGTACGCAGTCATGTAACGAAGACACCTGTGTGCAAATGAAGAATATTGCTTTCAGTGTTTTGTTCCTGTTTATCTGTCTTGCTGTACATAGGTTCTGGTATCAAAAACTGATTACGCTTGACTAGTTCCgttatgaaatttatgatatatatatatatatatatatatatatatatatatatatatatatatatatatatatatgtatatgtatatgtatatgtatatgtatatgtcgcgccgacagccttctcgtatcgaaaatattccttttcgtgttttcgttcattataattgttttcaaattacccacttcaccgatgttaataattttattaatacatcaggtgattagttttttccaagtacccacaattgtaatacagaatttaccatataaaagtcaaagcataatcgtactgaattcattctacattggtcgctcttaggagccacagtggtagaatctccgctatacaattcttgacattcatggtaagaatttgttagcaataaacaagtatcattttgagtaaagactatctttgcttcaaaatggaagcctgtccatcgtcatcggtacttaacgcccagactcgaaagccttttaaaggactagggtcttggccaaggttccacgaggatcccctcgctctcacatCAGAAGCAGGGACGTCTTACGCCACACTTTCAACCGCCGGATCGTCTACATGAAATCGCATGGTTCAACATACAACTCCGCACGTTTTTGAAGACTCGAGAACCGTTGCACCACAATTTTTGAGATGAAGACGTTGGGGCATCTTGTTTCCTATTGAGGAACCAGAATCTTTGAACGAGTAGGAAGTTCGGATGAAAGTAATTTCCTTTCTTCAAGAAGTTCGAAACATATGGCGAAGAGTTACCAACGACAAATTAAGTCAAAAAAAATGCCGTTTGTGGAAGCTGCTATTGAAAATGCAGGtgacaaaaattaagaacGTAAGTACTCATTCCGTACCTAAACTGATTTTGTAGCTGCCATTGCAAGATTAAAAAGTCGAGTTAACGATGGTTATCACAAGAAACCTCCCGTTTCacttcaaactattattagaTCTTATCATTATATCATCGGATCGGGCTTATTTTGCTATAGATGCAAACAACGTCACCCTTAGGATGCTACTGCAACAGTAATGTCAATTACTAAAGTTATTTCCTCGCAATAAGTGAACATAGCAGTCCTACATTCACCACTATGGtaaaataagttcaaaatttatctcttACTGCCCTTTTTGATAGTGGTACTGGTTGTGCCGTTATTAGagcatctttaaaaaaaaaaaaaaatccttggtCGTCATTTACTAACGAACTAGATGGAGTCGGTTCGGTTCTGGTCATATTCCTTTCGGATAATACTATAATcggtttatttatgttttgtcagCTCATGACCTTTCTGTTGAGATGTTCTTgggaacaaatttaaaaaaaaaaaaaaaaaccggcctcacaattattgttacatatggGGTTGGTATTTGTTTCGTTCTTAAAAATGatccatttaaaaacttcaacgtAGTCATTCATAAATGTTGATATTGATTCAGACTTAtagacgtaataaaaatagttaataccttagacgaaaataaatcatctgCTTGCTCTTTTTGGACATATGTTCGCCGATGGCTTCGGTAGTTTTTCGATTAATATTGAGTGCTCTTTCTTCTAAAAAGTGTGTTGAATAACTCTGTAACGTAATTTCAAAAGGAAAAGTGCATCCcagcatacaaaaaaaaaaaaatctagaacCATTAACCAAGAAATACAATTCAAAGGTCTTGCAAGGAGTTTTAGAAAGTCTATTCCCAATTTCTGTATACATCATAACGCCTTAACCAAGAAAAGTATAATTGGAATTCGATTCACGAACAAGAGATGActcgtaatatgataatataattcctaaCGGCTGAGCCTGTTGTCtccatattttaagaaaacccTTCTATAGAAACATATGTCGTGGCAAGCTCTCTTGGTTATAGGGCAGTACTCATTCAAGTCCTAAAACAAAAGACAGCACGCTGTCGGTTATAGGAGAATACGAACTACTGATGCTCTTCTTTCACGTATTCACCGTTGGTGAGATTTCcttcataattttgattttggtgttgaatataagaaatgtgatAGACTACAGAATGCTGAGTTCAGTCCGAATCTTGTCCATTTTAAAGAATCACTGGTGAATATTATTACCCTCGGGTCATAATAtggatgaaaatgtttaagtttgtcAGTATCAAGACAACTCCGATTGCTTTCCATACCAAATCACTCTTCGGCATTTGAAGTCATCCGCGTGTACGTTGCTAGTAAACTTGGTAtaccaaaagaaatataatcgttGACAGGGGTAGTAAGTTGTTAGGAGAGGTTAAAACTTTCTGTGATCGTTTTGGAATTAGTATTTACTCCGTATAGCCAGGTATTAGCCGAGCAAATGGATCAGTAAAGTGCTTCAATCCATcttgaaaaattgtttcgtgTTGATCAAGAAATTGGTAACTTCTGAATGGCATATTGCATTGGACTTTAGctaacgttaaaattttacaagtcataaaacattagCATTTCTCCATTAACTTTACTGACACGACGTCATCATTGCTCCATTATCATCACTGCTCCATTagaatatctaaattttataaacatagatgGGAATATAACATTAGACCTAGGTCTTGGCGAACCCtaagagatttaataataaccgtTATTTTTCTAAGCATGTTACAGGAAGAGGAAAACCACGAAAATTTGCAAAAAGCAACTAACCCACACGAACGGATGGCAGTGTCGCAGATTGATGAGTTTGATGACAACAAGCTTACGAATACCAACTGAAACAACATCTACTAAATTCTCCAAAACTTTACAGGTTCTCTGACACGTACAGGATATGCGCATCTGAATCTACAAACTTCTACAAaacgatggcatgacacgtgtagtgtatgcacatcacatctacaaaattctacaaaacgatggcatgacacgtgtagtgtatgcacatcacatctacaaaattctacaaaccgatgtcatgacacatagtgcatgcacatcacatctacaaaattctacaaaccgatggcatgacacgtgtagtgtatgcacatcacacctacaagattctacaaaccgatgtcatgacacatagtgcatgcacatcacatctacaaaattctacaaaccgatggcatgacacgtgtagtgtatgcacatcacacctacaagattctacaaaccgatgtcatgacacgtagtgcatgcacatcatatctacaaaattctacaaaccgatagcatgacacgtgtagtgtatgcacatcacatctacaaaattctacaaactgatgtcatgacacatagtgcatgcacatcacatctacaaaattctacaaaccgatggcatgacacgtgtagtgtatgcacatcacacctacaagattctacaaaccgatagcatgacacgtgtagtgtatgcacatataGACCTCTCCAAAATTCTAGTCGCATCCTTACATCGAAAATCGAAAGaaatttctagaaatatttagatttgatttcgaagtcacaatatattatgagaacTAG
Protein-coding sequences here:
- the LOC116771268 gene encoding Ig-like and fibronectin type-III domain-containing protein 2 isoform X2, encoding MKALPFCVTLVCLLAFTESKSQDIKSDVKVLTNNQDNKSKESWMRAPAGAVTVKSGEDALLTCVVLGAKERPVIWKRARDHQVLTAGNLRVTRDDRVQVLHDDSEEPLQGPGITKGGDVWALVIKTVKASDAGMYVCELNTEPPVRSFHKLTVISRGLTPPENQNTTDSYSANVPTLSSIAFSHNYTDCCLSANVTKSCLGYCSIQSILDGPGQDPEACQTDFPSIVKCMADGRNHVPCCVQEHIPDICQDVCRGEYSPVTDNIKTHYSCAASMDKTLACIVEGIELLPSQPEDVEVEPLNEKQLNVSWNPPTENTESVTEYIVNVTTLRSFDAHLIDPSESSLKNISGKTNTKNFKVPSNKTFLVINDLLPFTMYEITVTSYNIHGSSLPSYGIRSLTLTPGKMRNTGVAAAPKLPDVKGCCVKAGIIHYGCVDKLCDPTKTYEIALQVTDLMICAPWAAITFGCLANGMDHSPCCRARGLPDTCLPLCSGNITTLDFNHFKCLRYMTAYTNCLLQGYGVLPGPPSRLHLTNIDTDYAVVHWAPPAVLADTVQYYHLHFKSLQSEEDYRTLDKVQSPYILENLESNTDYEIYVEAVNEHGVGESSPRLIFRTQSQVIEEEEENALAYNVTACCSNVGVSSVCMPLCAYDARMSDLRSLAPLCDRDFPKIVRCGAGGRNHEKCCARRGVPRACSSVCTGAAQVSLFYSCVAYIGNVVQCFEEGTGTLPGPPREVHAVISRDKLFLDWSPPADGANATSYVVHWQKVGNNTQPYYYNTLQLDNKINVTETMARIENLEVNSSYHMFVVAVNEHGTSLPSSMLLINITNDAENKEVSGIPSPPHSLSVASHSATWLALSWQPPQFSLPDEKISYTLYVKTPASQSNTTKITTSVTGHTLEKLSPNTQYVAWVVATAGAGSSPPSETLLAWTDPAYPAFVEPPTINPVNLVVEGSSMTILCIAMGTPTPTISLYISGHLVRQEVTRHMVTVVHNVTRDMELISCYADNGYGTPMQASRKINISHIPTIQASGITMAAAGDSVILECRVEALPKPTIAFWRDPNGRTPVIDGPNYTIQLLADPEEKTKYTMRLIIKKITETNEGDYFCHAENAFGKTLRPVSVRLRATGPHHNVTECCTQMNVSSSCIDACTFHLDMDNIMDRPECMNDFDKLMKCAADGSDHRSCCASWGVPRNCLELCRGGSVSKTCALQHARRALACFRDSGAKLPGPPRNLKAHAAPTPNTVLLSWEPPLKNPQTVYLYRVFWRAYGAKVPEKLDTSETSVVLTGLQDDVRYECVVKAANDAGTSSLSQSIMFTTAGQETGASASKVSTSGTASAVGVAVACILVVAILLAAGLYYRHRKNLRLKAQGGVAFENPSYLREPNPDSVVNGNVPNGITNDNMNVIGNGISTSTAWRQETQTPGSTIPQREVDPSLYEELKLGHDGAGFKRLK
- the LOC116771268 gene encoding Ig-like and fibronectin type-III domain-containing protein 2 isoform X3 — protein: MKALPFCVTLVCLLAFTESKSQDIKSDVKVLTNNQDNKSKESWMRAPAGAVTVKSGEDALLTCVVLGAKERPVIWKRARDHQVLTAGNLRVTRDDRVQVLHDDSEEPLQGPGITKGGDVWALVIKTVKASDAGMYVCELNTEPPVRSFHKLTVISRGLTPPENQNTTDSYSANVPTLSSIAFSHNYTDCCLSANVTKSCLGYCSIQSILDGPGQDPEACQTDFPSIVKCMADGRNHVPCCVQEHIPDICQDVCRGEYSPVTDNIKTHYSCAASMDKTLACIVEGIELLPSQPEDVEVEPLNEKQLNVSWNPPTENTESVTEYIVNVTTLRSFDAHLIDPSESSLKNISGKTNTKNFKVPSNKTFLVINDLLPFTMYEITVTSYNIHGSSLPSYGIRSLTLTPGKMRNTGVAAAPKLPDVKGCCVKAGIIHYGCVDKLCDPTKTYEIAVTDLMICAPWAAITFGCLANGMDHSPCCRARGLPDTCLPLCSGNITTLDFNHFKCLRYMTAYTNCLLQGYGVLPGPPSRLHLTNIDTDYAVVHWAPPAVLADTVQYYHLHFKSLQSEEDYRTLDKVQSPYILENLESNTDYEIYVEAVNEHGVGESSPRLIFRTQSQVIEEEEENALAYNVTACCSNVGVSSVCMPLCAYDARMSDLRSLAPLCDRDFPKIVRCGAGGRNHEKCCARRGVPRACSSVCTGAAQVSLFYSCVAYIGNVVQCFEEGTGTLPGPPREVHAVISRDKLFLDWSPPADGANATSYVVHWQKVGNNTQPYYYNTLQLDNKINVTETMARIENLEVNSSYHMFVVAVNEHGTSLPSSMLLINITNGDAENKEVSGIPSPPHSLSVASHSATWLALSWQPPQFSLPDEKISYTLYVKTPASQSNTTKITTSVTGHTLEKLSPNTQYVAWVVATAGAGSSPPSETLLAWTDPAYPAFVEPPTINPVNLVVEGSSMTILCIAMGTPTPTISLYISGHLVRQEVTRHMVTVVHNVTRDMELISCYADNGYGTPMQASRKINISHIPTIQASGITMAAAGDSVILECRVEALPKPTIAFWRDPNGRTPVIDGPNYTIQLLADPEEKTKYTMRLIIKKITETNEGDYFCHAENAFGKTLRPVSVRLRATGPHHNVTECCTQMNVSSSCIDACTFHLDMDNIMDRPECMNDFDKLMKCAADGSDHRSCCASWGVPRNCLELCRGGSVSKTCALQHARRALACFRDSGAKLPGPPRNLKAHAAPTPNTVLLSWEPPLKNPQTVYLYRVFWRAYGAKVPEKLDTSETSVVLTGLQDDVRYECVVKAANDAGTSSLSQSIMFTTAGQETGASASKVSTSGTASAVGVAVACILVVAILLAAGLYYRHRKNLRLKAQGGVAFENPSYLREPNPDSVVNGNVPNGITNDNMNVIGNGISTSTAWRQETQTPGSTIPQREVDPSLYEELKLGHDGAGFKRLK
- the LOC116771268 gene encoding Ig-like and fibronectin type-III domain-containing protein 2 isoform X4; amino-acid sequence: MKALPFCVTLVCLLAFTESKSQDIKSDVKVLTNNQDNKSKESWMRAPAGAVTVKSGEDALLTCVVLGAKERPVIWKRARDHQVLTAGNLRVTRDDRVQVLHDDSEEPLQGPGITKGGDVWALVIKTVKASDAGMYVCELNTEPPVRSFHKLTVISRGLTPPENQNTTDSYSANVPTLSSIAFSHNYTDCCLSANVTKSCLGYCSIQSILDGPGQDPEACQTDFPSIVKCMADGRNHVPCCVQEHIPDICQDVCRGEYSPVTDNIKTHYSCAASMDKTLACIVEGIELLPSQPEDVEVEPLNEKQLNVSWNPPTENTESVTEYIVNVTTLRSFDAHLIDPSESSLKNISGKTNTKNFKVPSNKTFLVINDLLPFTMYEITVTSYNIHGSSLPSYGIRSLTLTPGKMRNTGVAAAPKLPDVKGCCVKAGIIHYGCVDKLCDPTKTYEIAVTDLMICAPWAAITFGCLANGMDHSPCCRARGLPDTCLPLCSGNITTLDFNHFKCLRYMTAYTNCLLQGYGVLPGPPSRLHLTNIDTDYAVVHWAPPAVLADTVQYYHLHFKSLQSEEDYRTLDKVQSPYILENLESNTDYEIYVEAVNEHGVGESSPRLIFRTQSQVIEEEEENALAYNVTACCSNVGVSSVCMPLCAYDARMSDLRSLAPLCDRDFPKIVRCGAGGRNHEKCCARRGVPRACSSVCTGAAQVSLFYSCVAYIGNVVQCFEEGTGTLPGPPREVHAVISRDKLFLDWSPPADGANATSYVVHWQKVGNNTQPYYYNTLQLDNKINVTETMARIENLEVNSSYHMFVVAVNEHGTSLPSSMLLINITNDAENKEVSGIPSPPHSLSVASHSATWLALSWQPPQFSLPDEKISYTLYVKTPASQSNTTKITTSVTGHTLEKLSPNTQYVAWVVATAGAGSSPPSETLLAWTDPAYPAFVEPPTINPVNLVVEGSSMTILCIAMGTPTPTISLYISGHLVRQEVTRHMVTVVHNVTRDMELISCYADNGYGTPMQASRKINISHIPTIQASGITMAAAGDSVILECRVEALPKPTIAFWRDPNGRTPVIDGPNYTIQLLADPEEKTKYTMRLIIKKITETNEGDYFCHAENAFGKTLRPVSVRLRATGPHHNVTECCTQMNVSSSCIDACTFHLDMDNIMDRPECMNDFDKLMKCAADGSDHRSCCASWGVPRNCLELCRGGSVSKTCALQHARRALACFRDSGAKLPGPPRNLKAHAAPTPNTVLLSWEPPLKNPQTVYLYRVFWRAYGAKVPEKLDTSETSVVLTGLQDDVRYECVVKAANDAGTSSLSQSIMFTTAGQETGASASKVSTSGTASAVGVAVACILVVAILLAAGLYYRHRKNLRLKAQGGVAFENPSYLREPNPDSVVNGNVPNGITNDNMNVIGNGISTSTAWRQETQTPGSTIPQREVDPSLYEELKLGHDGAGFKRLK